The DNA segment CCTGCGCCGAATACGACAGCGGCCGTAATGCCGGTGCGGCAGCCAACATGGCCAAGTACCTGGCGGCCAAAGCCAGCTGGGAAGCAGCCAACGCCTGCCTGCAAACCCATGGCGGCTTCGGCTTCGCCAATGAATACGACGTGGAGCGCAAGTTTCGCGAAACCCGGCTGTACCAGGTGGCGCCTATCTCCACCAACCTGATCCTGTCCTACGTGGCTGAACACCTGCTGGAACTGCCGCGTTCGTTCTGATCCAGCTTGTCCCTCGAAGCGCCAGATCGGGGGCTTGCCATGACAAGAGAGATAACAACCATGAGCCAGTCCACGGCTGTTCGTCCCCTCGACGGTATCACCGTCATCAGTCTGGAACACGCGATTGCCGCACCGTTCTGCACCCGCCAGCTCGCTGATCTCGGCGCGCGGGTGATCAAGGTCGAAAGGCCGGGCGTCGGAGACTTCGCCCGCGGCTACGATCAGCGGGTCAACGGCCTCGCCTCCCACTTCGTATGGACCAACCGCTCCAAGGAAAGCCTTACCCTGGACCTCAAGCAAGAGGTCGCAGGGACTGTTCTCGAACAACTGCTTGAGCAGGCCGATGTGCTGGTGCAGAACCTGGCGCCCGGTGCCGCCGCCCGCCTGGGCTTGAGTTTTAAAGCGCTGCACGAGCGTTTTCCGCGGCTGATCGTGTGCGATATCTCCGGCTACGGTGCCGGCGGCCCTTACGAGCAGAAAAAAGCCTACGACCTGCTTATCCAGAGCGAAGGCGGCTTTCTTTCGGTGACCGGTGGCCCCGGCGATGAACAGATGGCCAAGGCCGGCAACTCCATCGCCGACATTGCGGCCGGCATGTACGCCTACACGGGCATCCTCTCGGCGCTATTGCTGCGGGAAAGAACCGGCATTGGCAGCCACGTCGAGGTATCGATGCTCGAAAGCCTGGTCGAGTGGATGAATTACCCGCTGTATTACGCCTATGAAGGCGCTCCCCCGCCGCCGCGCGCCGGTGCCGCCCATGCGACCATTTACCCCTATGGCCCGTTTCCGGTCGGCGACGGCAACACGGTGATGCTGGGATTACAGAATGACCGCGAATGGCGTCTGTTCTGTGAACGAGTTTTGCAGCAGCCCGAGTTGGCCGACGATGAGCGTTTCTGGGCGAATTTCAAGCGGGTCGCCAACCGCGACAGCTTGCGTGAGCTGATCGTAGCGTCCTTCGCAAGGCTGGACTTTGACACCGTCATCCGGCGCCTGGAGAGTGCCAATATCGCTAACGCCAGGGTCAACAATATGCAGGGGGTATGGCAGCACCCGCAACTCAAGGCCCGCGACCGCTTCAGAACGGTGCAAACCTCTGCCGGCAGCATTCCCGGCCTGCTGCCGCCTGCCAGCAGCAATGCCTACACGCCGCGCATGGACCCGGTACCGGCCTTGGGCGAGCACAGTGAACAGATCCTCGGCCAATTGGGGCTATCGAGCGAACGTATCGAGCAACTGCGCGCATCAGGGACTATCTGAACCCTGATATCACGCGCTGTCACGCATAACCAATGAGTGAAACTGCCATGAAAGTGCTTGTCGCTATCAAACGTGTAATCGACTACAACGTCAAAGTTCGCGTCAAGGCGGACGGCTCCGGGGTCGACCTTGCAAACGTCAAGATGTCCATCAACCCCTTTTGCGAAATAGCCGTGGAAGAAGCCGTACGCCTGAAAGAGCAAGGCATTGCCAGCGAAGTCGTGGTGGTCTGCGTAGGGCTGGCCACGGCCCAGGAGCAACTGCGTACCGCCATGGCCCTGGGTGCCGACCGTGCCATCCTGGTCGAAGCCGCCGACGGGCTGGGTTCGCTGGCGGTGGCCAAAGCCCTGCATGGTGTGGTCGAGAGAGAACAGCCGCAACTGATTATCCTCGGCAAGCAGGCCATCGACAGCGACAACAACCAGACAGGCCAGATGCTCGCCGCGCTGACCGGCTACGCCCAGGGCACTTTCGCTTCCAGGCTTGAGGTGGCTGGCGATACGGCTCGGGTCACCCGGGAAATAGATGGCGGCCTGCAGACCGTCGCTCTGAATCTGCCCGCCATCGTCACTACTGACCTGCGCCTGAACGAACCCCGTTACGCATCGTTGCCGAACATCATGAAGGCCAAGAAAAAGCCGCTGCAGACCGTCACCCCGCAGGCGCTGGGTGTGTCCCTCACCGCCACGACTACAACCATCAGGGTAGAAGCGCCGACAGTCCGCAGCGCCGGTATCAAGGTCGGCTCGGTGGCCGAACTGGTCGAAAAACTCAAAAACGAGGCGAAAGTCATCTGATGAGCATTCTGGTACTTGCAGATCACAACAATCACTCCCTCGCCCTGGCGACCCTGAATACTTTGTCTGCGGCCCGGCAGATTGGCGGCGAAACCGTGCTGCTGGTGGTCGGTCATGATGTCGCGCAGCTCGCCCAGGCGGCCGCGCAGATCATCGGCGTGAGCAAGGTGCTGGTCGCCGATGACCCAGCCTACGCGCACCCGTTGCCTGAGAACGTAGCGCCGCTGGTTGCTGAGCTGGGCCGTGACTTCAGTCATGTACTGGCGCCAGCCACCAGCAACGGCAAGAACATCCTGCCGCGGGTTGCCGCGCTGCTGGACGTTGACCAGATCTCCGAGATCATCGCGGTTGAGTCCGCAGATACGTTCAAGCGCCCGATCTATGCCGGCAATGCCATCGCCACCGTACAGTCGAGTGCGGCGGTCAAGGTCATCACGGTGCGCTCCACCGGCTTCGACCCCGTGGCTGCCGAAGGTGGCTCGGCGATCATCGAACACCTGGCAGCGTCCCGCATTGCCGGGGTTTCGGCATTCATCAGCGAAGAGCTGGCCAGCTCCGAACGCCCCGAACTGACCGCCGCCAGCATCGTCGTATCCGGCGGTCGCGGGATGGGCAATGGTGAAAACTTCAGCCACCTGTACGAGTTGGCTGACAAGCTCGGTGCAGGCGTCGGAGCCTCGCGCGCAGCCGTCGACGCAGGTTTCGTACCCAACGACATGCAAGTTGGTCAGACCGGCAAGATCGTTGCCCCGCAGCTGTACATTGCCGTCGGTATCTCTGGTGCCATTCAGCACCTGGCCGGCATGAAGGACTCCAAAGTGATCGTTGCCATCAATAAGGATGAAGACGCGCCGATTTTCCAGGTGGCCGACTACGGGATTGTCGCTGACCTGTTCGAGACCGTACCTGCGCTGACCAGCGCCCTTTAAGACTAGGACCAGCCCAATGACAAGCCCTGCCCTCAGTACCTGGATCGGCCGTAGCGAGACCACTCATGACCAGCTCAGCCATAACCTGGTCAAACGGATCGCCGCCACCTTGAGCGAACCGACACCGGCATCCGGTGACGCCCTGCCACTGCTGTGGCACTGGGCATTTTTTCAGGAACCCCTGCAAGCAAACGGCCTGGGTGCCGACGGCCACCCTGCCCGCGGTGGCTTCCTGCCCCCGGCGGACAACCGCAATCGCATGTGGGCCGGTAGCCGTCTGCAGTTCATCGGCTCACTGCGCGTCGACGCCA comes from the Pseudomonas sp. StFLB209 genome and includes:
- a CDS encoding CaiB/BaiF CoA transferase family protein; the protein is MSQSTAVRPLDGITVISLEHAIAAPFCTRQLADLGARVIKVERPGVGDFARGYDQRVNGLASHFVWTNRSKESLTLDLKQEVAGTVLEQLLEQADVLVQNLAPGAAARLGLSFKALHERFPRLIVCDISGYGAGGPYEQKKAYDLLIQSEGGFLSVTGGPGDEQMAKAGNSIADIAAGMYAYTGILSALLLRERTGIGSHVEVSMLESLVEWMNYPLYYAYEGAPPPPRAGAAHATIYPYGPFPVGDGNTVMLGLQNDREWRLFCERVLQQPELADDERFWANFKRVANRDSLRELIVASFARLDFDTVIRRLESANIANARVNNMQGVWQHPQLKARDRFRTVQTSAGSIPGLLPPASSNAYTPRMDPVPALGEHSEQILGQLGLSSERIEQLRASGTI
- a CDS encoding electron transfer flavoprotein subunit alpha/FixB family protein, with protein sequence MSILVLADHNNHSLALATLNTLSAARQIGGETVLLVVGHDVAQLAQAAAQIIGVSKVLVADDPAYAHPLPENVAPLVAELGRDFSHVLAPATSNGKNILPRVAALLDVDQISEIIAVESADTFKRPIYAGNAIATVQSSAAVKVITVRSTGFDPVAAEGGSAIIEHLAASRIAGVSAFISEELASSERPELTAASIVVSGGRGMGNGENFSHLYELADKLGAGVGASRAAVDAGFVPNDMQVGQTGKIVAPQLYIAVGISGAIQHLAGMKDSKVIVAINKDEDAPIFQVADYGIVADLFETVPALTSAL
- a CDS encoding electron transfer flavoprotein subunit beta/FixA family protein; the encoded protein is MKVLVAIKRVIDYNVKVRVKADGSGVDLANVKMSINPFCEIAVEEAVRLKEQGIASEVVVVCVGLATAQEQLRTAMALGADRAILVEAADGLGSLAVAKALHGVVEREQPQLIILGKQAIDSDNNQTGQMLAALTGYAQGTFASRLEVAGDTARVTREIDGGLQTVALNLPAIVTTDLRLNEPRYASLPNIMKAKKKPLQTVTPQALGVSLTATTTTIRVEAPTVRSAGIKVGSVAELVEKLKNEAKVI